TACCCATCTCCATCTATAACAAGTCCAACACATTTAAGGAGTCGATCCGTTTGGGTTATAACGAACACCAGATGACGATCGGTACCGAAATTGGCGACCGGCCGCTGAGCTGGAGCAACTTTTCGCAGATCGTAGAAACACCTACCTTCTTTTTCCTTTACCGGGATAAAAAGTCTTTCTTCCTCGTGCCGTTGAGCGCGTTCCGGACAGAAAACGAGATTGATGACTTCCGAGAACTGCTGAAGAATAAGTTCGATAGTTACCAGGTGGCCCGCTGATTACAGCTGCCGGCTCATCTCGTAATGCGGAATATCTACTTCGATAAATTCATCGCCATCGATCGTGTACCCCTGCCTTTCGTAAAAGCCAACGGCTTCTTTACGCGCATGCATCATTAATTT
This genomic interval from Chitinophaga horti contains the following:
- a CDS encoding YcxB family protein, with amino-acid sequence MHIQFSYNRHDVINALRSHFMRRGEIKVFRNTFAILLLATIAGYVFNLVSVSAVMGILVMILLIGSVFWFLLPISIYNKSNTFKESIRLGYNEHQMTIGTEIGDRPLSWSNFSQIVETPTFFFLYRDKKSFFLVPLSAFRTENEIDDFRELLKNKFDSYQVAR